Proteins from one Mustela erminea isolate mMusErm1 chromosome 20, mMusErm1.Pri, whole genome shotgun sequence genomic window:
- the GPC2 gene encoding glypican-2 — translation MSALRSLLLLLLSLCPGPGPGPGTEAKVTRSCVETRQVLGARGYSLSLLPPALISGEHLRICTQEYTCCSSEIEQRLTWETETTFRGLVEESGSFLVHTLAARHRRFDEIFREILLSSEHSLALLFHHSFGHLYSQHAPVFSGLFSRLRDYYQRSGEGLDDALVDFWAQLLERLFPLLHPQYIFSPEYLFCLTRLASSADDSLKPFGDAPHRLHLQITQALVAARAFIQGLETGRDVVSETLKVPMSEGCRRAVMRLTGCPLCRGIPSVPPCRGFCLNVANGCLHSQGLDPDWGAYLDGLLFLGEKLQGAFSFELAAQAIGVRISEALKYLQENSVAVSAQVFQQCGNPQRTQSRTRRAPAPREEAGRLWTSARVAGAAGVAGAAGVAGAPGAAGVAGAPRTEERPTMAGTTSLNRLVWELRERLGRVRGFWALLPQVVCGDPRMAADASKDAAPCWTGSGRGRYLSPVVGLSPSEQLDNPELNKEDTSINLQARRRRLQLRAATTRMRLAALGRDLELEDWDEEASGSGEGQHYADGWMAGAAAVAPPARLPRPPRRDVSGGKGGGVLVRHNQGRSRTGGTSVGFRTHPILILSLSALALLGPR, via the exons GTGAGCACCTCCGGATCTGTACCCAGGAGTACACCTGCTGTTCCAGTGAGATAGAGCAGAGGCTGACTTGGGAGACAGAGACCACCTTCCGAGGCCTGGTGGAGGAGAGCGGCTCATTCCTGGTTCACACACTGGCTGCCCGGCACAGAAGATTTGATG AGATTTTTCGGGAGATACTCTTGTCATCTGAGCACTCTCTGGCCCTGCTTTTCCACCACTCCTTCGGCCACCTGTACTCCCAGCACGCCCCTGTATTCAGTGGCCTGTTCTCTCGGCTGCGGGACTACTATCAGAGGTCCGGTGAGGGGTTAGATGACGCTTTGGTGGATTTCTGGGCGCAGCTCCTGGAGAGATTGTTCCCCCTGCTGCATCCACAGTACATCTTCTCCCCCGAGTACCTGTTCTGCCTCACTCGCCTCGCCTCCTCTGCTGACGACTCTCTGAAGCCTTTCGGGGATGCACCCCACCGCCTTCACCTGCAG ATAACCCAGGCCCTGGTGGCTGCCCGGGCCTTTATCCAGGGCCTGGAGACCGGAAGAGACGTGGTCAGCGAAACACTTAAG GTGCCCATGTCTGAAGGCTGCAGGCGGGCTGTGATGCGTCTGACCGGCTGCCCCCTTTGTCGGGGCATCCCCTCGGTGCCACCCTGCCGGGGCTTCTGCCTCAATGTGGCCAATGGCTGTCTCCACAGCCAGGGACTGGATCCTGACTGGGGGGCCTATCTGG ATGGTCTCCTGTTCCTGGGTGAGAAGCTCCAGGGCGCTTTTTCTTTTGAGCTGGCAGCCCAGGCCATTGGGGTGAGGATCTCAGAAGCCCTGAAGTACCTgcaggaaaacagtgtggcagtgtCAGCCCAG GTGTTTCAACAATGTGGGAACCCCCAACGGACACAAAGCCGCACCCGCAGAGCCCCGGCCCCTCGGGAAGAAGCGGGGCGCCTCTGGACCTCGGCGAGGGTGgcaggggctgcaggggtggCAGGGGCTGCCGGGGTGGCAGGGGCGCCAGGGGCGGCAGGAGTAGCAGGGGCACCAAGGACAGAGGAGAGGCCCACGATGGCCGGGACCACCAGCCTGAACCGCCTG GTGTGGGAGCTCCGCGAGCGGCTGGGCCGAGTGAGGGGCTTCTGGGCCCTGCTGCCCCAGGTGGTGTGCGGGGATCCCCGCATGGCGGCGGACGCCTCGAAGGACGCGGCGCCCTGCTGGACCGGATCTGGGCGGGGCCG GTACTTGTCACCGGTGGTCGGGCTCTCTCCGTCCGAGCAGCTCGACAACCCAGAGCTGAACAAGGAGGACACGAGCATCAACCTCCAGGCGCGGAGGCGGCGGCTGCAGCTCCGGGCGGCCACGACCAGGATGAGGTTGGCCGCGCTGGGACGCGACCTGGAACTGGAGGACTGGG ATGAAGAGGCCAGTGGTTCTGGAGAGGGACAGCACTATGCAGACGGCTGGATGGCTGGGGCAGCAGCAGTGGCCCCCCCAGCCAGGCTGCCTCGCCCTCCTCGAAGGGACGTTAGTGGGGGCAAAGGAGGAGGTGTCCTTGTCCGCCACAACCAGGGCAGGAGCAGGACTGGGGGGACATCGGTTGGTTTTCGCACCCACCCCatcctcattctctccctctcagccCTGGCCCTGCTCGGACCAAGATAA